The Magnolia sinica isolate HGM2019 chromosome 11, MsV1, whole genome shotgun sequence DNA window AAAGTAAATGTGGATGGATCAGCGTGCGGGAATCTAAGCTTTTCTGGAGGTGGCAGAATCTGCAGAAGGGATGATGGCAGCTTTGTTTTTGCTTTCTCGTCTGCCTATGGGGTTGGTTCGAACAACCAAGCGGAGCTTCGGGCCATCTATGATGGTATTGTCCTCTGTCTGGATAgaggattttcaaaaattatagTTGAAACCGATTCCATGGTTGCAGCGGTGCTACTATCAGGGACTTCAGCCACCCGTTGGAAATGGAAGCCCTGGGTCGCTAGGATCAAGAGTTTCGAACAGACAGCTGAATTTGTCTTCTCGGCAATTCCCAGGGAAGGAAATGGCC harbors:
- the LOC131219096 gene encoding uncharacterized protein LOC131219096, whose product is MVGYTYFRESSGCLQHLGVAGFSNRSHPKQFSPMQTVYWAKPPTGWVKVNVDGSACGNLSFSGGGRICRRDDGSFVFAFSSAYGVGSNNQAELRAIYDGIVLCLDRGFSKIIVETDSMVAAVLLSGTSATRWKWKPWVARIKSFEQTAEFVFSAIPREGNGPVDGMAREASGIQASLVTSHYQDLPPHIRGLLFLDKVGLGAVRDTNMKM